GCATGGACCCCTTGGGCACTTTCAAGCTGTGCTTTTGTCTGGCTGAGTGTTTTTTCCAATTCATTGTATTTCCCTTGTAAATTGGTCAGTGTTTCATTGGTCGACCTCAGTGCCTCTTTCGTTTCTGAAAACTGTTGCAACTCCTGCTCATTGCTTGCATTTTTGATCTTATAGGCTTGAAGCTCATGCTCCAATGCAGAGATATATTCCGTTTTCTCCTGGTTATCGACCTTGGTGTTCCAAAACCTGTCTTTGTATATTTTGACCTTCATGGCAGACACTACGACTACAAGCACAATGACCAGGAGTACGACCAGTGCCAGACCTGCCATCAGCATTAATGTAGAATCATTCTCTATTTTCATCACTAACTCTTGCATACTTATCCTTGAATCATGTCATAGTCTATAGGGTAATTACATTTCATGCTTTGTGCAGGTAAATTTCCTTTTCCATACCGCATCTGTTTGAAGAGTATCTGTACTTTGTTATCCAGGTCATCAAAATAGGCGATACTGTGCAGTTTTTTTTGTGCATCGACCTGTATGGTATATTTTTTATTTTCATACTCTGCTACATAGATATTTTTACGGTGCAGTTTTGCTTGTTTTACTATCTTGGCAATATGGATTCCGTTTGATATACGATAGGCAGAAACCTGCTCCAGATCATGATCTACCACAAGCAGCTCCAAGCCATCGGTACATACCTCTTTTTGTGTAGGTTCTTTATAGCTCCATTTGAAAAGTGTCTCATTGGAGAAACGTACGTTGCCGCTGTAGGTGATCACTTTGTTTTTTGTATTGGTGATTGTCTGTATGAAATCTGCTTGGAAATTTTCTGGCAGTTCTATGCTTGCAGAGAGCAGAGAAGATGCCAATAACAGTAACGATAATAGTCTCATTCTTTTTCCTTTAATAACTTGAAATATACCAAAATAGCACTTGTACCGTGTTAATATCTGTCATATTGTCATAAAATTGTGAAACAAGCGTGTGAAGCACTCACCTTTTCTTTACGGAATATTAATCGCTATTTGGATAAAATAATCCTAATTTATGCAAAGGCACAACCTACAATGATAAAAAGCGTACTTAAACTCTTTGGCACACAAAATGACAAGATCGTAAAAAACTACCTCAAAAAAGTAAAAAACATCAATCAACTTGAACCTCAATATGAAGCGTTGGATGATGAAGCACTCAGAGCTGCATTTGAAACATTGAAAAATGAAGTGCAAAGTGGCACCAAAACACTCGATGATGTACTGTATGACTCTTTTGCCATCACCAGAGAAGCGGCGAAACGGGCTTTAGGGATGAGACATTATGATGTACAGATGGTCGGGGGACTGGTACTCAACGACGGGAACATTGCAGAGATGAAAACAGGTGAAGGTAAAACACTTGTAGCCACACTGGCTGTCGTGCTTAATGCTATGACAGGGAAAGGTGTACATGTCGTAACGGTCAATGACTACCTTGCAAAAAGAGACTCCGAAGAGATGGGTCAGCTCTATGCGTTTCTAGGATACAGCGTCGGATGCATTACGGCGGACATCCATGATGATATGGGTAGAAAAGCGCAGTACGCTGCGGATATCACCTATGGTACGAACAACGAGTATGGTTTTGACTACCTTCGTGACAATATGAAGGTAAGAGTGGAAGAAAAAGTACAGCGAGAACACCATTTCGCTATCGTGGATGAAGTAGACTCCATCCTGATAGATGAAGCCAGAACACCGCTGATCATCTCAGGACCAACACAGCGTGACCATAACCATTATGCCCGTGCAGATGCCATTGCCAAGCAGATGGTACGCGGAGAAAAGATAGACACAAAACCGGGTGAACCGGAGCAGACCACGGGTGACTTCATCGTCGATGAGAAGAACAGAACCATAGTCATGACAGAAGACGGGCTGCAAAAAGCGCAAGATCTCTTTGAAGTAGAAAATCTTTACAATCTGGAAAATGCTGTACTTTCGCATCACCTTGACCAGGCGCTCAAAGCACACTACATCTTTGAAAAAGATGTCGACTATGTCGTACAGAACAATGAGATCATCATCGTGGATGAGTTTACAGGGAGACTCTCTGAGGGGCGTAGATATTCGGAAGGATTGCACCAGGCACTCGAAGCCAAGGAAGGTGTAGAAGTGCAGGAAGAGTCACAGACTCTGGCAGAGATCACCTACCAAAACTACTTCAGACTCTATGATAAACTTGCCGGTATGACAGGTACGGCACAGACTGAAGCTACGGAATTCTCACAGATCTATAACCTGGATGTCATCTCCATACCGACCAATCTGCCTGTTGCCAGACTGGACAAAAATGACCTGATCTATAACACGGAACGTGAAAAGATGGACGCTGTGGTAAGCCGGATCAAAGAGCTCAATGAAAAAGGACAGCCCGTACTCATAGGTACGGCTTCCATAGAAAAGTCTGAAATGATCCATGAGAGACTCAAAAAAGAGAAGATCGCGCACAACATCCTCAATGCGAAAAATCATGCACAAGAAGCAGAGATCATCGTCAATGCCGGACAAAAAGGTGCAGTAACCGTTGCTACCAATATGGCAGGTCGCGGGGTTGACATCAAGATCGAGGATGAAGTAAGAAGCCTTGGCGGGCTCGTGATACTGGGTACAGAGCGTCATGAGAGCAGACGTATAGACAATCAGCTCAGAGGTCGTTCCGGACGTCAGGGGGACCCGGGAGAGAGTCAGTTCTTCCTCAGTCTTGATGACAACCTGCTTCGTATCTTCGGCGGGGAGAAGATCAGAAATATCATGAACAGACTTGGGGTTGAAGACGGCGAATACATTGACTCCAAGATCGTGACACGCTCGGTAGAGAAAGCACAGAAAAAAGTAGAGAACCAGCACTATGAGTCAAGAAAACATATCCTGGAATATGATGATGTGGCGAACCACCAAAGAAAAGCGATCTATGCATTCAGAAATCAACTCCTTGATCCACAGTTTGACAT
The sequence above is drawn from the Sulfurovum sp. TSL1 genome and encodes:
- the lolA gene encoding LolA-like outer membrane lipoprotein chaperone is translated as MRLLSLLLLASSLLSASIELPENFQADFIQTITNTKNKVITYSGNVRFSNETLFKWSYKEPTQKEVCTDGLELLVVDHDLEQVSAYRISNGIHIAKIVKQAKLHRKNIYVAEYENKKYTIQVDAQKKLHSIAYFDDLDNKVQILFKQMRYGKGNLPAQSMKCNYPIDYDMIQG
- the secA gene encoding preprotein translocase subunit SecA; this translates as MIKSVLKLFGTQNDKIVKNYLKKVKNINQLEPQYEALDDEALRAAFETLKNEVQSGTKTLDDVLYDSFAITREAAKRALGMRHYDVQMVGGLVLNDGNIAEMKTGEGKTLVATLAVVLNAMTGKGVHVVTVNDYLAKRDSEEMGQLYAFLGYSVGCITADIHDDMGRKAQYAADITYGTNNEYGFDYLRDNMKVRVEEKVQREHHFAIVDEVDSILIDEARTPLIISGPTQRDHNHYARADAIAKQMVRGEKIDTKPGEPEQTTGDFIVDEKNRTIVMTEDGLQKAQDLFEVENLYNLENAVLSHHLDQALKAHYIFEKDVDYVVQNNEIIIVDEFTGRLSEGRRYSEGLHQALEAKEGVEVQEESQTLAEITYQNYFRLYDKLAGMTGTAQTEATEFSQIYNLDVISIPTNLPVARLDKNDLIYNTEREKMDAVVSRIKELNEKGQPVLIGTASIEKSEMIHERLKKEKIAHNILNAKNHAQEAEIIVNAGQKGAVTVATNMAGRGVDIKIEDEVRSLGGLVILGTERHESRRIDNQLRGRSGRQGDPGESQFFLSLDDNLLRIFGGEKIRNIMNRLGVEDGEYIDSKIVTRSVEKAQKKVENQHYESRKHILEYDDVANHQRKAIYAFRNQLLDPQFDIAAKIKENRAEYIEYLLGEAEIFAGMPTEDFDVERLAALIKEELRIEVKSEQFKEKEMEALTAMITEMMENLYERKMSQIDPEQRQEIERILYLQVLDPQWRDHLYEMDVLKTGIGLRGYNQKDPLTEYKQDSYKLFTDLVSRIKIEAVKVLQLVQFDFESPEEEEAAVEQIREELENDVANTTLNQSFEEGVIAEDSSKLSPITGTKKPKRNDPCPCGSGKKYKNCCGQSGPKKGLLA